One [Clostridium] saccharolyticum WM1 DNA segment encodes these proteins:
- a CDS encoding DUF542 domain-containing protein produces the protein MITGKMKVTDVVKAYPEAVELFNDFHIDYCCGGKDELEKALQQLGIESKSFIEVLNKKIVNQPHKSNKGHVLAVERLAEMDIPVLIDYIIDTHHSKERVLLAEIDELINKVLLVHYEHHQSQLVPLHRLFSDLRKELQEHFAKEEKLIFPFMKNSFTESKSTGFVKELEDEHEGAGNLMKEITACTNDFTPPEDGCASYRMVFQKLEELVKDVYIHIFTENSLLFPKYEGGIGQ, from the coding sequence ATGATTACAGGTAAAATGAAAGTAACTGATGTAGTTAAAGCTTATCCGGAAGCCGTTGAGCTTTTCAATGATTTTCATATTGATTACTGCTGCGGCGGAAAGGATGAACTGGAGAAAGCCCTGCAGCAACTGGGAATCGAATCAAAAAGCTTTATTGAGGTCCTGAATAAAAAGATTGTGAATCAACCTCATAAATCAAATAAAGGACACGTGCTGGCGGTGGAACGGCTGGCGGAAATGGATATCCCGGTTCTGATCGATTATATTATTGATACCCATCATTCAAAGGAGAGAGTCCTGCTGGCAGAAATCGACGAATTGATCAATAAGGTACTTCTGGTACATTATGAACACCATCAATCACAGCTGGTTCCCTTGCACCGTCTTTTCTCAGATTTGAGAAAAGAGCTTCAGGAACATTTTGCAAAGGAAGAAAAGCTTATCTTCCCCTTTATGAAAAATAGCTTTACAGAGAGTAAGAGTACCGGATTCGTAAAAGAACTGGAGGATGAACACGAAGGTGCCGGAAACCTGATGAAAGAGATCACGGCCTGTACCAATGATTTCACTCCGCCGGAAGACGGCTGTGCTTCTTACCGAATGGTTTTTCAGAAGCTGGAGGAACTTGTTAAGGATGTATATATCCATATATTTACAGAAAACTCTCTGCTGTTTCCAAAGTATGAAGGAGGTATCGGACAATGA
- a CDS encoding oxygen-binding di-iron domain-containing protein — protein MKKLVKNNVYWVGFMDWELESFHGADYSINHGSSQNAYLIKEEKTVLIDTVWRPHSTEFMDNLEREIDLKEIDFIVANHGEVDHSGSLPALMEKIPGTPIYCTANGVKSLTGQYHHPEWNYQVVKTGDSIDIGNGKKLVFVEMKMLHWPDSMATYLTGDNILFSNDAFGQHYAVEELFNDKADQCRLWEEAIKYYANILTPFSPLVKKKIEEIQGLNLPIDIIATSHGSIWRENPLQIVEKYYEWSQNYQEDQITIVYDTMWDGTKQLAHKISAEIARISPDTRVKIYNISKTNKNDIMTEVFKSKAIALGSPTVGGSILSSVGGWLDFLKELKYKGKKAAVFGCYGWSGEGNKVLRERLTEAGFSVVEAEAKCLWNPEEEDFNKAADIAGALCQKES, from the coding sequence ATGAAAAAACTTGTAAAAAATAATGTATACTGGGTGGGCTTTATGGACTGGGAGCTGGAATCCTTCCATGGAGCGGATTATTCCATTAACCATGGCTCAAGCCAAAATGCCTATTTAATTAAGGAAGAGAAAACAGTTCTCATTGATACGGTCTGGAGGCCCCATTCCACGGAATTTATGGACAATTTGGAAAGAGAAATCGACCTAAAAGAAATTGATTTTATTGTTGCCAACCACGGAGAGGTGGATCACAGCGGTTCTCTTCCCGCATTGATGGAAAAAATACCCGGCACCCCAATTTACTGCACTGCAAACGGGGTGAAATCCCTTACCGGGCAGTATCACCACCCGGAGTGGAATTATCAGGTAGTGAAAACAGGAGACTCCATTGATATCGGCAATGGAAAGAAGCTGGTATTCGTGGAAATGAAAATGCTCCACTGGCCCGACAGCATGGCCACTTATCTGACCGGTGATAATATCCTATTTTCCAACGATGCCTTTGGACAGCATTATGCCGTAGAGGAATTATTTAATGACAAGGCTGACCAGTGCAGACTTTGGGAAGAGGCCATCAAATATTATGCCAATATCCTGACTCCATTTTCCCCTCTTGTGAAAAAGAAAATAGAGGAAATCCAGGGACTGAACCTGCCCATCGATATCATTGCTACCAGCCACGGCTCTATCTGGAGGGAAAATCCGCTGCAGATCGTTGAAAAGTATTATGAATGGTCCCAGAACTATCAGGAGGACCAGATCACCATTGTTTATGATACCATGTGGGATGGAACGAAACAGCTGGCCCATAAGATCAGTGCTGAAATTGCCCGGATATCGCCGGACACCCGTGTAAAGATCTACAATATTTCCAAAACAAATAAGAACGATATTATGACGGAGGTTTTTAAATCAAAAGCAATCGCCCTCGGCTCACCCACTGTGGGGGGCAGCATCCTTTCCTCTGTAGGGGGATGGCTTGATTTCCTGAAAGAATTGAAATACAAAGGGAAAAAGGCGGCTGTGTTTGGTTGCTACGGCTGGAGCGGGGAAGGAAATAAAGTCCTTCGGGAAAGGCTGACAGAAGCCGGGTTCTCCGTGGTGGAGGCGGAAGCCAAATGCCTTTGGAATCCGGAAGAAGAGGATTTTAACAAGGCGGCTGATATTGCCGGAGCCCTTTGTCAGAAAGAAAGTTAA
- a CDS encoding Crp/Fnr family transcriptional regulator, producing MELKCNFCSKLCTSKIPLFEPLSLEEQKELISKARHLDYKRGETIFYDNDPADKILVIRYGKVKVNRYSLEGKESVLDILTEGDIYGEQNIFGGTDFDANAVALGKCGVCLISLTDIQELILKKPEIGVKLLNAVGQKLSAANELVQLLSVNDAKARVAGFLLFRSSRIKGETIELTRDDISAYINVRRETISRKLGELRRDGAIELEGNRRIRVKNRDMLRDSFENEA from the coding sequence ATGGAACTGAAGTGTAATTTTTGCAGCAAATTGTGCACATCAAAAATCCCCCTTTTCGAGCCCCTCTCCTTAGAGGAACAGAAAGAGCTGATATCAAAGGCCCGGCATTTGGATTACAAACGGGGGGAAACAATTTTTTATGACAATGACCCGGCAGATAAAATACTGGTCATCCGTTACGGAAAGGTCAAGGTCAACCGCTATTCCCTGGAAGGAAAGGAATCTGTGCTTGATATCCTGACAGAAGGCGACATTTACGGCGAACAGAACATATTCGGCGGAACAGACTTTGATGCAAATGCCGTTGCCCTGGGAAAATGCGGGGTATGCCTTATCTCCTTAACAGACATACAGGAGCTGATATTGAAAAAGCCTGAAATAGGGGTCAAGCTGTTAAATGCAGTAGGGCAGAAGCTGTCCGCAGCAAATGAGCTGGTGCAGCTATTATCTGTGAACGATGCGAAGGCAAGAGTCGCCGGTTTTCTATTATTCAGAAGCAGCCGGATTAAGGGTGAAACCATAGAATTGACCAGAGATGACATATCCGCTTATATTAATGTCAGAAGAGAGACCATCAGCAGAAAGCTGGGGGAACTGCGCAGGGATGGAGCCATTGAGCTGGAAGGAAACCGCAGGATCCGCGTCAAAAATAGAGATATGCTAAGGGATTCGTTTGAAAACGAAGCATAA
- a CDS encoding ROK family glucokinase, with protein sequence MGMKCVGVDVGGTSVKIGVFEVTGELLHKWEVPTRKEEGGKYILNDTAASIRKTLEELGIPLEEVKGVGMGVPGPVMPSGYVEVCVNLGWRDMYPEKELSEMLDGIPVKSGNDANVAALGEMWQGGGKGYDDIVMVTLGTGVGGGVIIDQKIVAGKHGLAGEIGHIHIRDDETESCNCGGVGCVEQISSATGIAREARRKMAAVDTPSVLRTFGDKVTAKDVLDAAKEGDSLACEVMDVVGHYLGLALAQISMVTDPEVFVIGGGVSKAGAFLIDVLYKHFDKYTPISQNKSGIVLAKLGNDAGIYGAARLILD encoded by the coding sequence ATGGGAATGAAATGTGTTGGCGTTGATGTCGGCGGTACATCTGTAAAGATCGGAGTATTTGAAGTGACGGGGGAGCTCCTCCATAAGTGGGAGGTTCCCACGAGAAAGGAAGAGGGAGGAAAATACATCCTGAATGATACTGCCGCTTCCATACGGAAAACCCTGGAAGAGCTTGGCATTCCCTTAGAAGAGGTAAAGGGAGTAGGTATGGGAGTTCCGGGGCCTGTCATGCCCAGCGGATATGTGGAGGTATGCGTAAATTTAGGCTGGCGTGATATGTATCCGGAAAAAGAACTGAGTGAAATGCTAGACGGCATTCCTGTAAAAAGCGGCAATGATGCCAATGTAGCAGCACTTGGTGAAATGTGGCAAGGAGGCGGCAAAGGTTATGATGACATCGTGATGGTCACTCTTGGCACAGGAGTGGGCGGAGGCGTCATCATTGACCAGAAGATTGTAGCCGGAAAGCATGGCCTGGCCGGAGAGATCGGACACATTCATATCCGTGATGATGAAACGGAAAGCTGCAACTGCGGCGGCGTTGGCTGTGTGGAACAGATTTCCAGCGCCACAGGCATTGCACGGGAAGCCAGAAGAAAAATGGCTGCCGTTGATACGCCCTCGGTTCTCAGAACATTCGGCGACAAGGTAACGGCAAAAGATGTGCTTGATGCTGCCAAGGAGGGTGATTCACTAGCCTGTGAGGTCATGGATGTGGTAGGCCATTATCTTGGCCTTGCCCTGGCTCAGATTTCCATGGTCACAGACCCGGAGGTCTTTGTCATTGGCGGAGGCGTTTCAAAAGCCGGAGCCTTCCTGATAGATGTACTCTATAAGCATTTTGATAAGTACACTCCTATTTCCCAAAATAAGAGCGGAATCGTTTTGGCGAAGCTGGGAAATGATGCAGGAATATATGGTGCGGCCAGGCTCATCCTGGATTAA